Part of the Paludisphaera borealis genome, ACGGTTCGGACCCAGAACGGAGCGGAGCGACTCGCGGACGTCCACGAGATGCCCGTGCGTTCCGCACACGCGGACCGAATCGAGCAACTGGTCGAATTCCGGCCGCCGCGCCGGCGTGCCCGTCGACGAGGATGAGGTGCTCATGATGGCTAGCGGACCTTGGTGAAAAGCGTCCCGCGACGCCGCGTCGATCGATCCCTGACGGTGTCGCGCAGGTCGCCGGAAAACGAGGAGACGTCACGTCTGTAGACGGCCTGGCGTCCGTCTTGGTGACGAGGTGAATCAGGAACTTCCGACGACGATCGAACTCGCCGGAGCAAGGGCTGATGCGTTTCGGGGCCTTGGCAGTCGGTCTCTGGAACTTCATTGTGCAGCCGGAAAACGGCGGAGTCAACCTGCGATTCCGCGCCGGCCGTTGATCAGATGGTGTGTTCTTCAAACAGGCGGGATCGAAAGCTCGACCATTCGGAGGCGGCGCTGGCGGGGGTGGCGGGAGTCTTGGCGATGTGCTCCGAGAAGAGCTTGTCGAGCAGGTCGAACCGTTCGGAGATCGCTCGAACCACCGCCAGAGCCAGGGCTTCGGCCGCGCGGGGATGGTCGCGGCGGAGGATCTGATACGACGGATGGTAGAGCGTCAGCAGCCAGACGTCGGACGTGGCGTGGACGCTCACGCGGGGAGGCTTGGGCTGGAAGAACGACGTCGTCC contains:
- a CDS encoding cyclic nucleotide-binding domain-containing protein — translated: MINADAAERFMSAPWLESTDRAIKHELLEALAEERAAKGTILLAQGQPNDHLSFLIEGTAEIDRQAGGGRRDVITTLTAPAVFGTTSFFQPKPPRVSVHATSDVWLLTLYHPSYQILRRDHPRAAEALALAVVRAISERFDLLDKLFSEHIAKTPATPASAASEWSSFRSRLFEEHTI